The Astyanax mexicanus isolate ESR-SI-001 chromosome 12, AstMex3_surface, whole genome shotgun sequence genome window below encodes:
- the bag4 gene encoding BAG family molecular chaperone regulator 4, giving the protein MAYDSAGAERSGEAAWLLQQQRHMQQPKAGWSPGYNPESSWSGAMDSNPYCGYPPNYWYPHSHTAGPYSNTYPSGAEVNGQAPYNPQAMSGYPNGVYNPGQYSANMMHPSNPFYCSEQIPPRQPPQYHNQGCADRPAGNSTQPPYAVPHCQGGPGYPPNSYPHYGDGCPSNPGYPTQQAMHSRPQPEAWPHSGGYGPTQPQQQWQPGTQPAHGPYANHANHVRPPHPPPWQGPAPPPYEHKEPPYPGPPVHPRNQASGPKPRPNTPNPNPGQPKPSEYSAPPQIYNRAASGGGGVKGGPEPKPAPNDPPPASSTPTTIPFSDNPSLARVQQVLARVQLLEEDVDEFVGKKTDRSYRCLEELLTKELLELDSVETNGQDSVRYARKEAVQKIQAILDRLEKKAF; this is encoded by the exons ATGGCCTACGACTCAGCCGGAGCGGAGAGAAGCGGGGAGGCGGCGTGGCTACTGCAACAGCAGCGGCACATGCAGCAGCCGAAAGCGGGCTGGAGCCCCGGGTACAACCCGGAGAGCAGCTGGAGCGGAGCGATG GACTCTAATCCATATTGTGGCTATCCACCAAACTACTGGTACCCTCATTCGCATACTGCTGGACCGTATAGTAACACATACCCCTCTGGAGCAGAGGTCAATGGACAAGCACCGTACAATCCCCAG GCAATGTCAGGCTATCCCAATGGGGTGTACAATCCAGGACAGTACTCAGCCAATATGATGCACCCATCCAATCCGTTCTACTGCAGTGAGCAGATTCCTCCACGGCAACCACCTCAGTATCATAATCAGGGCTGCGCTGATCGGCCCGCGGGGAATTCTACTCAGCCTCCCTATGCTGTACCGCATTGCCAAGGG GGTCCTGGATATCCCCCTAATTCGTACCCACACTATGGAGATGGATGCCCCTCCAACCCTGGGTATCCCACCCAGCAGGCCATGCACTCAAGGCCCCAGCCTGAAGCCTGGCCCCATTCAGGCGGATATGGGCCAACACAGCCTCAACAGCAGTGGCAGCCTGGCACCCAGCCAGCTCACGGGCCATACGCTAACCATGCTAACCACGTCCGACCTCCACATCCTCCACCCTGGCAGGGGCCTGCGCCACCTCCATATGAACATAAG GAACCTCCATATCCCGGTCCGCCAGTGCATCCTCGAAACCAGGCTTCGGGCCCCAAACCTCGACCCAACACCCCAAACCCGAACCCGGGCCAGCCCAAACCTTCTGAGTACAGCGCCCCTCCTCAGATCTACAACAGAGCAGCCTCTGGTGGCGGAGGCGTGAAAGGCGGCCCAGAACCCAAACCAGCGCCGAATGACCCGCCTCCAGCAAGCTCTACCCCTACGACGATCCCCTTCAGCGATAACCCCAGCCTGGCTCGAGTCCAGCAGGTCCTGGCCAGAGTCCAGCTGCTCGAAGAGGACGTGGATGAGTTTGTTGGCAAAAAGACGGACAGAAGCTACCGCTGCCTGGAGGAGCTGCTGACCaaagagctgctggagctggactCAGTGGAAACCAACGGCCAGGACAGCGTCCGGTACGCTCGGAAAGAGGCTGTGCAGAAGATCCAGGCCATCCTGGACCGCCTGGAGAAGAAAGCCTTCTAG